A DNA window from Ahaetulla prasina isolate Xishuangbanna chromosome 7, ASM2864084v1, whole genome shotgun sequence contains the following coding sequences:
- the MIOX gene encoding inositol oxygenase, translating into MWDPEQTLLRPISHLQVKACQSSDPPQADSHLENPKSKENFRNFKEGALIDRVYHTYLLMHTNQTVEFVQKKNEQYGGCNLRQMTIMEALELLDHVVDESDPDVDFPNSYHAYQTAEGIREKHPEKDWFHLVGLLHDLGKILALSGEPQWAVVGDTFPVGCKLQDSIVFKDSTFHDNPDTRNPLYTTKYGMYLPHCGLENVLMSWGHDEYMYQVMKKNKFALPEEAFYMVRFHSFYPWHTGGDYMHLCNAKDLRMLPWVQEFNKFDLYTKCEELPDPQQLKPYYEGLIAKYCPGQLSW; encoded by the exons ATGTGGGATCCAGAACAAACCCTGCTCAGGCCCATCTCACATCTACAAGTGAAG GCATGCCAGTCTTCAGATCCTCCGCAGGCTGATAGTCATCTGGAGAACCCAAAGTCCAAAGAAAACTTCAGGAATTTCAAG GAGGGGGCGCTGATTGACCGAGTGTACCACACTTACCTGCTCATGCACACCAACCAGACTGTGGAATTCGTGCAGAAGAAG AACGAGCAATACGGTGGCTGTAACCTCCGTCAGATGACCATCATGGAGGCCTTGGAGTTGCTGGACCATGTGGTGGACGAATCGGACCCCGATGTGGACTTCCCCAACTCCTACCATGCCTACCAGACAGCAGAGGGCATTCGGGAGAAACATCCTGAGAAAG ATTGGTTCCACCTGGTTGGACTGCTCCATGATTTGGGGAAGATTTTGGCCCTGTCTGGTGAACCACAG TGGGCTGTGGTGGGAGACACGTTCCCAGTGGGTTGCAAGCTGCAGGACTCCATCGTTTTCAAGGACTCCACCTTCCATGACAACCCGGATACAAGAAATCCTCTGTACAC GACCAAGTATGGGATGTATCTGCCCCACTGTGGCTTGGAAAATGTCCTGATGTCCTGGGGCCACGATG AGTACATGTACCAAgtgatgaagaaaaataaatttgctCTTCCGGAAGAG GCCTTCTACATGGTGCGGTTCCACTCCTTCTACCCCTGGCACACCGGAGGGGATTACATGCACCTGTGCAATGCCAAGGATCTCCGGATGTTACCCTGGGTGCAAGAGTTCAA CAAGTTTGACCTCTACACCAAGTGTGAAGAGCTACCTGACCCGCAGCAGTTGAAGCCCTACTACGAAGGCTTGATAGCCAAGTACTGTCCGGGCCAACTGTCCTGGTGA
- the LMF2 gene encoding lipase maturation factor 2 produces MASEVPRLARQLFLRGLAAAFLAAFASLYVQLPGLYGKDGILPARKMLRFTGKSFWQQLRDSPTLLWLGPHLGLDTEQGLELLCLMGTLLSFGALVLEPLRDSLVFLALWGFYLSVYQVGQVFLYFQWDSLLLETGFLAVLVAPLHLLKWRSTIWRAHDGVTFWLVRWLLFRLMFASGVVKLTSRCPTWWGLTALTYHYETQCIPTPIAWFAHQMPFWLQKLSVVATYVIEIAIPPLFFVPIRRLRLFAFYSQVLLQALIVFTGNYNFFNLLTLVLSFSLLDDEHVGLWLGHGRKKASGGWAWRLPPLLAELAVYGLLIFWTSRYFGLSINWEKRLLESKTAFTFHEFTQWLKMVTLPLVGVGLLSLLWEILQAGYRSACVRGFFWKLWAVVQWAVFATAALGMFTISLVPFTYIEYESNGKLWPGIHQAFGAVDRYQLANSYGLFRRMTGVGGRPEVVLEGSHDKETWTEIEFLYKPGNVSAPLPIVAPHQPRLDWQMWFAALGHHTHSPWFTSFVYRLLQGKKEVIHLLQVDDSKYPFRDHPPTYIRAQLYKYWFTEAETDGTLPKNWWRRQRIEEFYPVVFLGDPNLEAQLAQHGLKDKPPVKRPPDALLPSLLQRVRVHLHPYTGPAVIWSLYLTAAAVGILRGLGARLPAGGVSTGGKQKPSRPVDAVADPGGGGDQPGGEKNGQLRRKEEKGRAAGEAPSNGLRHTKKKK; encoded by the exons GTCTCTACGGGAAAGATGGGATCCTGCCCGCCCGGAAGATGCTTCGCTTCACGGGCAAAAGTTTCTGGCAGCAGCTGCGGGACTCCCCGACTCTGCTGTGGCTGGGACCCCACTTGGGGCTGGACACGGAGCAGGGCCTGGAGCTGCTGTGCCTGATGGGCACGCTGCTCTCCTTCGGGGCCCTGGTGCTGGAGCCCCTGCGGGACAGCCTGGTCTTCCTTGCCCTCTGGGGCTTTTACCTCTCCGTCTACCAG GTGGGACAAGTCTTCCTCTACTTCCAATG GGACAGCCTCTTGCTGGAGACGGGCTTCCTGGCCGTGCTGGTGGCCCCCCTGCACCTGCTCAAGTGGCGCTCCACGATCTGGAGGGCACACGACGGGGTCACCTTCTGGCTGGTGCGCTGGTTGCTCTTCCGCTTGATGTTTGCCTCCGGGGTGGTGAAACTGACCAGCCGCTGCCCCACCTGGTGGGGGCTCACAG CGTTGACCTACCACTACGAGACCCAGTGCATTCCCACGCCCATTGCCTGGTTTGCCCACCAGATGCCCTTCTGGCTCCAGAAACTCAGCGTTGTGGCCACCTACGTGATTGAGATCGCCATCCCGCCCCTCTTCTTCGTGCCGATCCGACGCCTTCGCCTCTTTGCCTTCTACAGCCAG GTCCTTCTGCAAGCCCTGATCGTTTTCACCGGCAACTACAATTTTTTCAACCTGCTGACTCTGGTGCTGAGCTTCTCCCTGCTGGACGACGAGCACGTGGGGCTGTGGCTGGGCCACGGGCGGAAGAAAGCGAGTGGCG GCTGGGCCTGGCGATTGCCCCCCCTGCTGGCAGAGCTGGCTGTCTACGGCCTCCTGATCTTCTGGACCAGCCGTTACTTCGGGCTGTCCATCAACTGGGAGAAGAGACTCCTCGAATCCAAGACAG CGTTCACCTTCCACGAGTTCACACAGTGGCTGAAGATGGTGACCCTCCCTCTGGTGGGCGTGGGGCTTCTCTCCTTGCTGTGGGAGATCCTTCAGGCCGGATACAG gagtgcCTGCGTCCGGGGATTTTTCTGGAAACTCTGGGCTGTCGTGCAGTGGGCCGTTTTCGCCACGGCTGCCCTGGGGATGTTCACGATCAGCCTG GTCCCCTTCACGTACATTGAGTACGAGTCCAACGGGAAGCTCTGGCCAGGCATCCATCAGGCCTTTGGGGCTGTGGATCGCTACCAGCTGGCCAATTCCTACGGGCTCTTCCGGCGAATGACGGGCGTCGGTGGGCGGCCGGAGGTGGTGCTGGAAGGCAGCCACGACAAGGAAACGTGGACG GAGATCGAGTTCCTGTACAAGCCGGGCAACGTCAGTGCTCCGCTGCCCATCGTGGCCCCACACCAGCCCCGCCTGGACTGGCAGATGTGGTTCGCCGCTCTGGGCCACCACACGCACAGCCCCTGGTTCACCAGCTTCGTCTACCGCCTCCTGCAGGGCAAGAAGGAAG TGATTCACCTTCTACAGGTAGATGACTCCAAGTACCCCTTCAGggaccacccacccacctacatcCGGGCCCAGCTTTACAAATACTGGTTCACGGAGGCCGAGACGGACGG GACCCTCCCTAAGAATTGGTGGCGGCGTCAGCGGATTGAAGAATTCTACCCGGTAGTCTTTCTCGGGGACCCGAACCTGGAAGCCCAGCTGGCACAGCACGGGCTCAAG GACAAGCCCCCCGTGAAGCGCCCCCCGGATGCCCTCCTGCCCAGCCTGCTGCAGCGAGTTCGAGTCCACCTCCACCCGTACACCGGCCCGGCCGTCATCTGGTCCCTCTACCTGACCGCAGCGGCCGTGGGCATCCTGCGAGGACTGGGGGCCCGTCTGCCGGCCGGAGGGGTCTCCACCGGAGGCAAGCAGAAGCCAAGTCGGCCGGTTGACGCGGTGGCCGATCCGGGCGGTGGCGGAGACCAGCCGGGCGGAGAAAAGAACGGGCAATTGcgcaggaaggaggagaagggccgGGCGGCTGGCGAGGCCCCCTCCAACGGTCTGCGGCAcacgaagaagaagaaataa